From the Coffea eugenioides isolate CCC68of chromosome 1, Ceug_1.0, whole genome shotgun sequence genome, the window GATCTTTTATGTTCTTACCCCGTCAAGCCAtaattctgaaatttttttccaataatATTTTAAGGAATTAGCGCTCTGGTTGGCGAAAAATACATATCCGAAAAGAGCAGCAGAGGAAGGAGCTAACGTATCAGAAAAACTTTGAACATCAAGgctctttatttttttaccaaaaagaGACAACCATATACAGTCGCGGATAATACAATAATTCTTTTCAAGCCATATACACATTACTACTATACTACCCCCTTAACTCGCAGAAGAAGGAAACTCCAGTTTTGTAAGGTTGTAGCTGAAATGCCTCCCAACGAATACCCGATGGAAGCAAGAGATTATTCAAGTCGTTCAAGACAAGACTCGAGCTTTACTACTATTCAGTACATAACTCTAGCTGATGTTACATTCTCTGGGATTCCCAGTGACACCCTCCTCTGAATCACCATCAGAAAATCCTAAAATGTAAGCATCCCGTCCATCATCTTCATCACTCTCAATATCCTCTCTGTTAGGCCTTCTTTCGATATAAGCTAGAGCTTGCCTCCTATGCAGACGCAAAACATGCATGATGATATCAGGAGTAAGTGTAACACGTGAATGATCCTGCCGGCGTTGTTTGTTACCCTCCATTATCTGATTCAAGCATTAGATAGTTAGACACAAGCAATTCTAGCaacaaaatttcaagaaaatcacTAGCATCTAACCGTAAAAACCTAACATATATGCATAGATGTGAAGAGTTCTGGAATGGTACCTCTTCAGCGTTAGGAGGTAGAGGAACAACATCATCTGAAGTGGGGGCCCAAAGCTTTATACTTTTTTCTAGTCCACAGGTAGCGAGAACGGGAATATGGGGATTGGGCTCCAGCTGATTTACAACGTGTCTATCGCCTAACATTAAACGAACAAGTTTAGCCCCCTTCTTCTTCCATATAAATATATGACCACAATCAGACCCGCTCAAGACGTATTCATCATTAGGACCAAAGAAACTCACTCCTTTAACAGTTTGGCAATTTCTGTGTCCTGAGAAAACTTGTACTTCTTCCAAATTATGCACATATTCAGGAGTCACGGATGATGGAGAAGGACCTAACCCCTTGTTCTTTTGAAACAGATAAATGAGCTCATCATTATAAGAAACAAGCAACTCACTCATGCTGGAGTAAGCTAATGCCGTGATATGAACGTCATGAGTCTCAATCAAGTGAGAAGGGCAAAATGTGTTAATTGGACTGTCTACATTGCTTGAACCATCCAATTGGTACTTTCTGATGTCATAAACTCGTGCATATTCATCTGAACCTCCAACTGCAAAGTAATTGGGGTTTCTGGGGTCTATGGCCATGGAATTCAGCCTTATGCAGTTTGAATTACGCTGTTCTGCAAATGCAGAGCAATAGAAAAGCTTTGTAGCAGAATTAGTTCGAAGATCATACTGCAAAAGAAGCAAGGACTCTTGTCAGAAAAGCAATAACAAGCATTTCCAATTCAATTTGAACGGAGGTAACCTACATGTTGAACTAAACCATCCTCGCCACAGCTATAAAATATGTACGGACTCCCAGGTTCAACTGCAAGCTTGTATACACGACCATGGTGCTTACCTAGCCTTTTTGTTTCTACCTGACTGTTTTCCAACACCTCGCCAAGCCTGACCTGCAACAAAGCCAATATTTACAATGAAAAGGAACCTTTTTAATAACAGATTTTCTGTGAAGAAAATAACAGACatcatgtttattttttttttggaaactaaaTGTCATGGCAACTATGATCATCTGATCATCTCAAATACTTGGGGTTCAAATGAAGAGATCTGTCAATAGACCATAACTTCagttctcaaaggaaaaaggttAATGCAATAGAATGTAACTATATTCAGGTTGCAGCATGAGTcattttaattctttctttCAGTCCTCTATTCATTTTCATCCTTATCAAATTAAAACCAAATAAGTCTTGTCTTTTCTCCTGGGAAGCTGGCCGAACAGATAGTTCAAGATATTAGGGGTATTATTGCTGGTTGGTCTAAGTGCCAGGCTACTTTAGAAGCTTTAAGTCTATGTGCAGCTTTTAGTATTCCTAGTTCTATGTTTGTATAGTTTATTGTTCATATAGTCTAAGAGTAGTGGATTACTGTTGATTAGTGCTCTTTTTCCTTTGTAATTGTTCAGGGGTTTTCCCTATTGTGTATGCTTATGGCCTTATCAATAAAATTAGTAAgctttaaaaataaaaaataaaaaataaaaaaagttgaATTGATGTTGAATTCATCTAATACAATGAAGAACATTAAGCCTGGCAGTATCAATAGCCTAATACAAAAGTTGAGTAGAACGTATGAGTGCTGAAACTGTAGCATTGGCAGGGTAAGAGGGCATGCAATAAGATGGTATTAACTTCGTACTACAGTACATTAAtcaggaaaagaaaagcaacaGACTACTAAGCTCATGCACAAATCATTTCCAGTTGGCAAGATGGCCCTCATTTATGCGGGCAAGGGAGTTGAGGCAGAAGTTATTCTCCCCCAGAAGGCATAAAAATGTTAAACAAGATAATCCTCGAGGAAATATGAAATCCACACCAAATGTATTATCCCATATGTGTATAGGAACATATAGTAAAAAAGATTACCTTGCCATCAGCTGAAGAAGTGACTATCTTTCGATCATCAGTGAATGGCATGATTCTCGCCTGGAATACATTGTCCGAATGGCCAGATGGATATGAGAATTTTAATGCCTTTGTAGCCCATTCCCACAACTTGATTTGTCTGTCATCAGAGCCTGACACAAGGTGGTCACCAGCGGAGTTGAATTCAATGGTATTGACACATCCCTCATGACCTGTTAACTTTCCATACAAACCAATCTGCTCCACCAAGTTCTGCATCAGAAGGaatatgaattaaaaaaaaaaaaaactaggttTGAGCTACTTTACACGCTGCATTTGCATCTTTGAAGAGTTGCTAGCTTCCACATGCAAAGACACACTTACAAGATTCAATGTGTGATTGGCATAAAATTCAATCAAAGCAAACGTAAATACACATCA encodes:
- the LOC113759295 gene encoding DDB1- and CUL4-associated factor 8; translation: MKRRFKSSEDGFLEFYKREIGFSSPSTFSRHISASQNLVEQIGLYGKLTGHEGCVNTIEFNSAGDHLVSGSDDRQIKLWEWATKALKFSYPSGHSDNVFQARIMPFTDDRKIVTSSADGKVRLGEVLENSQVETKRLGKHHGRVYKLAVEPGSPYIFYSCGEDGLVQHYDLRTNSATKLFYCSAFAEQRNSNCIRLNSMAIDPRNPNYFAVGGSDEYARVYDIRKYQLDGSSNVDSPINTFCPSHLIETHDVHITALAYSSMSELLVSYNDELIYLFQKNKGLGPSPSSVTPEYVHNLEEVQVFSGHRNCQTVKGVSFFGPNDEYVLSGSDCGHIFIWKKKGAKLVRLMLGDRHVVNQLEPNPHIPVLATCGLEKSIKLWAPTSDDVVPLPPNAEEIMEGNKQRRQDHSRVTLTPDIIMHVLRLHRRQALAYIERRPNREDIESDEDDGRDAYILGFSDGDSEEGVTGNPRECNIS